TATTGACCGGATGCAAAATCAGGTCAACCGACTGGGCGCACGGCTCAGACCGCATGTCAAAACCAGCAAGAGCTGGCCGGTCGCTCAAGCACAGATCGTTGCTGGTGCACAAGGTGTGACTGTTTCGACTCTGAAAGAGGCCGAGCAGTTTTTTGAGGCGGGAGTGATCGACATTCTGTATGCGATAGCGATGGCTCCCACCAAGCTTGATCGTGCTTTTGCGCTCTGTCAGCGAGGATGCTGTCTGAAGCTTGTCACAGACAGTGTGGCAGGCGCCCGAGCGATTGCCGAGTACGGTCGGGCAAAGGGGCATACGTTTGAGGTCTGGATCGAGATTGACACAGATGGGCATCGTTCGGGTGTCGCACCTGAAAGTGACTTGCTGCTCGAGATCGCACGGGAGCTCAACAGGGTGGGTGCGCGTCTGGGCGGCGTGATGACCCACGCGGGCTCCAGTTATGATTTTGATACCTGCGAGGCGCTGCTTCAGATTGCCCGTCAGGAGCGGGACCTCGCCGTGCGCGCGGCGCATAGATTGCGTCAAGCGGGATATGCCTGTGCGCAAGTCAGCATTGGATCAACACCAACTGCCTTGTCGTACGATCACCTGCATGGCGTGACAGAAGTCCGTGCCGGTGTGTATGTGTTCTTTGATCTGGTGATGCATAACGTCGGTGTCTGTTCGACCGGCGACATCGCGCTGAGTGTGCTCGCCAGCGTGATCGGTCACCAACCGGAGAAAGGCTGGCTCATTGTGGACGCTGGCTGGATGGCTATGAGCCGGGATCGTGGAACTCAGAAGCAGAAGCAGGATTTCGGGTATGGGCAGGTATGTGATCTGCAAGGCAATGTGTTGCCCAGTGTGCTGATGACTGGCGCAAATCAGGAGCATGGCATTATTTCAGTATCCATTGATGAGGGTGAAGCGATCGAACAGCGTTATCCCATCGGGACACGCTTGCGGATACTGCCTAATCACGCCTGCGCGACTGCGGCGCAGTATCCAGCATACACAGCCATCATGGCAGACGGCAGTGTTGAGCAATGGGAGAGGTTTTACGGCTGGTAGGTCGATACGGGCAGATCGCTCGCCTGAGGCAGGCGGTAACGATCGCCTGCCTCACACTGACACAGCCGGTTCTAGTCGGGGTGGAGTTCAGATCCCGAGGAAGCGGAATGGCTCGGCGGGTTTGAATTTATCGTTGACGGTACCCGAGAAAATGTTGGCCTGATTGGGGCCAAGATCGAGCATCTTGACTTTACCCGTCTTCTCGGAAAAGTCGATTGATTTCAGATCCACCCAGAATGTGTTCGGCGTCAGTGCACTTTCAAAGAAGTACATCAGGTTCTTTTGGTCAGCAACGGTTCTCCAGCGGGTTGACGAGATATTCGGCTGGTCGGGAGTTGTGATGCCGAATGGCACGGATACATTGCGGATGACGCTGAAGACGCTTGCAATCGATTTCAGCCGATTCTCGTCGCGCGGAACGGCATTGATGTAGAACGCAGCACGGGTGAAGCGGTCAGCAGCCCGATTGGTGCCAGGCAGAAACACTGTTCCTCCGATTTCGGTCCAGTATTCGTGCAGTGCCAGCTGTTGTTTGAACGTCGGCGAATTGGTCAGTACCTGATACTCTTTGCTGTGGTGAATAACCTGCTTGCCCTCGATGTATTCAACGATGGCGCTGTCACCACTTGCGTCAGAGATAGACAGGTGCAATGTGGCTAGGCGATCCTGACCGGGTACAAAGTTTGTCACAATCGTATAGGGCTCTTTACGCAGCGCCTGCAC
This sequence is a window from Orrella marina. Protein-coding genes within it:
- a CDS encoding DSD1 family PLP-dependent enzyme, which codes for MNSLNALQTPAAVVDVQRMQSNIDRMQNQVNRLGARLRPHVKTSKSWPVAQAQIVAGAQGVTVSTLKEAEQFFEAGVIDILYAIAMAPTKLDRAFALCQRGCCLKLVTDSVAGARAIAEYGRAKGHTFEVWIEIDTDGHRSGVAPESDLLLEIARELNRVGARLGGVMTHAGSSYDFDTCEALLQIARQERDLAVRAAHRLRQAGYACAQVSIGSTPTALSYDHLHGVTEVRAGVYVFFDLVMHNVGVCSTGDIALSVLASVIGHQPEKGWLIVDAGWMAMSRDRGTQKQKQDFGYGQVCDLQGNVLPSVLMTGANQEHGIISVSIDEGEAIEQRYPIGTRLRILPNHACATAAQYPAYTAIMADGSVEQWERFYGW
- a CDS encoding linear amide C-N hydrolase, which translates into the protein MQHQKRFLRNALASALVATSLLASTTHACTRVVFHGDDSHVITARSMDWRVDVETNLWVFPRGMERNGEVGPDSIKWTSKYGSVIASGYDISTTDGMNEAGLVANVLWLVESEYPVFDGSAPGLSLAAWAQYILDNFATVDEAVQALRKEPYTIVTNFVPGQDRLATLHLSISDASGDSAIVEYIEGKQVIHHSKEYQVLTNSPTFKQQLALHEYWTEIGGTVFLPGTNRAADRFTRAAFYINAVPRDENRLKSIASVFSVIRNVSVPFGITTPDQPNISSTRWRTVADQKNLMYFFESALTPNTFWVDLKSIDFSEKTGKVKMLDLGPNQANIFSGTVNDKFKPAEPFRFLGI